The genomic stretch GTAGCTCTCATCGCTGGCGAGGTGAAAATACTATTTTTTTATATCCTACTGATACCTGGAGCTTTGGTGGTGGCAATTGCAAGTTATCTAATATCCAACAAAATACAGACAGCACTTACACCCTGCTACCTTACATACTCCACACATCAGACCAACCCGCTAAAAATGTTTACGGCGAATTAGACGGTGCTTACTGGATAACCGGCAATAAAAGCGCCTCAGAAAATATTATTACGATTAACGGCCAGGATTACTTAGTAATACAAAACATCCACCGTACTACCTGGGCAGATTATTTAGCATTGGAGTTAAAATAATGGCTTTTGAAACCGGCCCAGCGAACGGCGTTGATGATTTATTGGATAAATTAAAAATTTTTGCTGATGCATTAGGCTATGAAATTTTAAGATGGCGTGATAGCTCTGACTATAACGGCAAAGAACTATCTTTAAAGCATTCAAAAGCAGGGGTATTTAATTTTTATACCGACAACGGTAATGGTGATGAAGGGAACCCTGGCCCATGGCTCGCATGTTATGGATCAACTTCGTTTGACTCAGATATAAACACAATGGAAAGGAATAGCAGCAATAACCTTGCTCCCGCTCAACCTGGTCATTCCCCTTTAAATGCAACTAACGGTTTAATAGGGCCTTTTACGCGCTATTATTTTTTTGGTACTCAGCAGTATTTGCATATTGTTATAGAAATTAGTCCTGGTGTTTATGCTCATAGTAGCGTTGGCACACTGGATAAAGCATTTGATTATGTGGGGGGCGAATATGTAGTGTGCACCAGCTGGTATCATGGAAAATACAACAACCGTATTGGTAGTTCAGGTGACAATTACCACGGTTACCCCTGGGATAATAAGGCTTATTATGCAAGCTATTACGATAGAATAAGGTGTGATTTACCAGACCTTAACCACCCCTATTGGCTAACTTTTTACGATAGAGAAGAAGACGGTTACTGCTGGGGCGGCATGCCTCGCAACGGTGAACGCGGCCCAATACACGGCGTTTTTCATCATTCGCCTAGTACATTCAATGGGCTAGCTCCCCTATTCCCCATTATGAATATTGCCCGTGTTACGGGTGGTCGCCGTTACATTTTGGGCACTCCTGCAGATGTACGAATCGTGAATATAACCCACTTAGTTCCCGGCCAATCCATGCATATTGGTAATGATGAGTGGTTAATTTTCCCCGTGAAAAGTAAAAATGGCCCCAAAGGTCAGCCTAATTCGGGTATTTACGGGCTAGCCTACCGAAAAATTGTATGATTAAGCGCATTGTTGATGGTGCTATTTTTACTGAGGTAGCCCCATGGGATCACGTTAACGAGTTGGATAACCGCACTTATGCGGTGTTGCCGTATGGCTGTTTGTTAAGTGCTAGTCCTAAAACTGGCAATATCCAAAATACACAACCTGTAGACGAGCTAAAGCAGCGTTATACAGGCTTTCAAATGCGCGGTTTTCAGTACGATTTTTACTACCGAATTCATGTTAAACCGGCGCATATATCGTTAGGTAATCTTCTATCAGAGCAAACCCGTAATGTTGAAGTCTGGAATGCTTACTTAACCCCTAAAAAGTTAGCTAGTGTCGTGGAAAGTGGAACGGAAGGCTTAGCACTAGCCCAGCCAGTTACCGCACCCACTCAATTCGGCGGATTAGAAGCCAGGCTATACACGCTTAATATATCGGTCAATGGTCCGCCAGTCGTTAACGCTGAGTTTACCTTTAACTTTGAAACTGGGCCTACAAAACTTGTCGTAACAGGTAAGCGTGTTGTGGTGTGGCCTTTTGCCCCACAAGCTAATGTATCTGAGGTGCTGGAATGGAAAACCGACATTTTGCAAGCTTACGAGGGCGAGCAACGGTTAGCCTTACGCCCTGCCCCGCGTCAGAAGTTCAGTTATAACTACTTGCTCGATGGCAACCAATTTAGTCGAGCCAAAGCAATTGCGACACAATGGGGCCACCGTGTTTATGGGGTTCCGGTTTGGACTAATTTAGCGTTTATCGGCCCTCTAGCCTCTGGAGTCAGTGAAATTACAGTTAATACGACAGCAGCCGATTACCGCGCAGATGATGTTATTTTAGTTTGGGATAATGACGAGTATTACGAAGCTGTCGAAACTACAGAAGTTAGCCCTAGCAAAATAGGTCTTAAATTACCGTTATCTAAGCCCTATCAAAATGCTTATGTTATGCCATTACGCTTTGGGCGTACTTATAGCGGTGCAAAATTTACTCGTGATGCTTCAGATATTACAGAAAGCAACGTTAGCTTTTCGGTTACTGAAAATATAAATCTGGCGGCGTCTAATTTTCCTAAATACCGTGATATTGATGTTTTAACAGATCGCTCTGTAATTGTTAGTTCGCTCGATGAAAATATTATTAGAGATGTAGAGGTTATTGATAACAGCACCGGCACAATTATTGTTGACACTAAAACTAACTACCCACTACACAAGCAAAAAATAAACTGGCATACGACAAGTAAGGCTGAGTTATGGCGAGTTAAGCAATGGATTTATAGCCGCCAAGGAAAACAAAAAGCATTCTGGTTGCCCAGCTGGGGACAAGATTTAACCCTGACTGAAGTCATGGCGGCGCAGTCAGGGGCCTTTATTGTTCGGCCTATTGGCTACCCACTCTATTACGGCATCAAAGACGTGATGCTAATTACCAAGTCTGGCGAGATCTTCTACCGTCGTGTATTGGGCGGCTCAGTCAATGATGACGGTAATGAGGTTTTAAGTATTGATAAAGCACTTGGTGCAACTGTATACCCCACCGACGTTGAGATCCTTTGTTTTATGTCCTTAGTTAGATTCGATGCTGACCGGGTGCAAATCAGTCATACGCAAGCCGGAAACGCTAAAATTTCTATTGCTGTCGTAGAGGTGCCAGCATGAGCTATGACTTAATTGAAACCAGCGCAGACAGTGGCCAACCGGTAGAACTGTATGAATTTGGTCAGGGTGTTCAGCGTTGGTATTTCACCAGCTCAGAACATGAGATTTTTTATCAATCAAAAACCTATATACCAGCCCCGATTAAACGGTCATCCGTTAATGTGACTGATGATATTTTTAAAGCCGCTCTAAAACTCACGTTTCCGCGAGATAACGAACTTGCGCGGCAGTTTTTGGGGTTTAGCCCTGAACTACCCACGACAGTTACGATTTTTAGAGGTCATTGGGAAGACGACGACTATATCGTTTATTGGAAAGGTCGAGTTTCAGGTGCTAAAGGGGCAGGCTCTACTATTACACTGGAATGCGAGTCTGTTTTTACCTCAATTCAACGGCCAGGGCTTAGGGCCAAATATCAGCGTATGTGTCGCCATGTGTTGTATGACCATAAATGCCAGGTGAATCAAAAGCAGTTTGAAGTGAAAGCGGTAGTACAAAACATCAACGGCACCCATTTAACGCTGACAGAAACATCGCGCTATCAAGCTGGTTGGTTTACGGGTGGCATGGTGAAAACAGAAGACGACGCAGTTAGGTTTGTTAGCTCGCATAATGGTAGTGATTTAATAATTACCCGGCCTTTTCATGACTTAAAGCCAAATACGACAGTTAAATTATACCCTGGCTGTAATCACCTTTCTGATACATGCCTAAACAAATTTAATAACCTGGATAATTACGGCGGCTTTCCGCATATACCAACCAGAAACCCATTTGACGGGAGTTCAATTATCTAATGTGGCCTGCTGTAGTAGCGTGGATAGGTGCGCTTGTACTGGTTGCAGTATCAATGCGACCCAAACAACAAGATCAAACCCCAGTAGCAAAAGACGTAAAAATACCCACCAATGAAGAAGGCACAGAAATACCTGTTGTATTCGGCACTCGCGATATTGAAAGCCCAATGAATGCCTGGTATGGGCATTTGCGAACCGTGCCTATTCGGAAAAAAGGCGGCAAAAAGTGATTATCCGTATCAATCATATTCGTAGCGCTTTGTTTTGCTCCAAAGGAGCAAGGCAGTTTTTCGAGCGCCATGGGTTAGATTGGGGTGATTTTTTAAAGCATGGCATTGAGTCAGAAAAGCTTTTAGCAACTGGCGATGCCATGGCTAAGCAAGTAGTGGATTTAGCGGAATGGGCGGAAAAAAGAAAGCCGTAACAGTCGGGTATAAATACTACATCGGCATGCACATGCTG from Spartinivicinus ruber encodes the following:
- a CDS encoding phage BR0599 family protein; the protein is MSYDLIETSADSGQPVELYEFGQGVQRWYFTSSEHEIFYQSKTYIPAPIKRSSVNVTDDIFKAALKLTFPRDNELARQFLGFSPELPTTVTIFRGHWEDDDYIVYWKGRVSGAKGAGSTITLECESVFTSIQRPGLRAKYQRMCRHVLYDHKCQVNQKQFEVKAVVQNINGTHLTLTETSRYQAGWFTGGMVKTEDDAVRFVSSHNGSDLIITRPFHDLKPNTTVKLYPGCNHLSDTCLNKFNNLDNYGGFPHIPTRNPFDGSSII